A genomic segment from Lignipirellula cremea encodes:
- a CDS encoding FG-GAP repeat domain-containing protein — MESVRPFRSLAAPLGALCLAFALSASPGQGGELKFGEIELSERLEVGYAVRLIDMNGDGRLDICVVDSKRLIWLENPQWNVHTIDASPDKTDNVCFAPYDINSDGKLDFAVGSDWTLDTKSGGTIGWLEQNETPAKPFKLHPIGEEPTVHRIRFADLDGNGREELIIAPLLGRDTTRPHFAENGVRLLAYEIPKNPTVDDWKMTVLSDELHVCHNFWPTDLNGDGQLDLLVVSFEGVSLLERQKNGTYKRTLIGAGEQQTSPNKGASEIKHGKLASGADYIATIEPWHGSEVVVYTRPKGDRDPKSDRWMWDRHVLDDQLKWGHAVWCANLDDDEDQELIIGVRDDLSNEHRRGLRIYDPQPDGSWKRTIIDPGSVAIEDLAAGDLNGDGRTDIVAVGRQTHNIKLYINETR, encoded by the coding sequence ATGGAATCTGTTCGTCCTTTTCGTTCCCTGGCGGCGCCGCTTGGCGCGCTTTGCCTGGCGTTTGCATTGTCTGCTTCGCCTGGGCAGGGCGGAGAGCTGAAGTTTGGCGAGATTGAACTGAGCGAGCGTCTGGAAGTTGGCTATGCGGTTCGCCTGATCGACATGAACGGCGACGGACGCCTGGATATCTGCGTGGTCGACAGCAAGCGGCTGATCTGGCTGGAGAATCCGCAATGGAACGTGCACACGATCGACGCCTCGCCCGACAAGACCGACAACGTCTGCTTTGCCCCGTATGATATCAACAGCGACGGCAAGCTCGATTTTGCAGTCGGTTCTGACTGGACGCTCGACACCAAATCCGGCGGCACGATCGGCTGGCTGGAGCAGAACGAAACGCCTGCCAAACCGTTCAAGCTGCATCCCATTGGGGAAGAGCCGACCGTCCATCGCATCCGTTTCGCGGATCTCGATGGCAACGGGCGCGAGGAGCTGATCATTGCTCCGCTGCTCGGCCGCGACACGACCCGGCCGCACTTTGCCGAGAACGGCGTCCGTTTGCTGGCGTACGAGATCCCCAAAAACCCGACCGTCGACGACTGGAAAATGACGGTGCTCAGCGACGAACTGCACGTCTGCCATAACTTCTGGCCGACCGACCTCAACGGCGACGGCCAGTTGGACCTCCTGGTTGTCAGCTTCGAAGGCGTCAGCCTGCTGGAACGTCAGAAAAACGGAACCTACAAACGCACGCTCATCGGCGCCGGCGAACAGCAAACCTCGCCCAATAAAGGCGCCAGCGAAATCAAGCACGGCAAGTTAGCGTCGGGCGCCGACTACATCGCCACGATCGAACCCTGGCATGGCAGCGAAGTCGTGGTCTACACCCGACCCAAAGGCGATCGCGATCCGAAATCCGACCGCTGGATGTGGGATCGCCACGTGCTGGACGACCAGCTGAAATGGGGCCACGCCGTGTGGTGCGCCAACCTGGACGACGACGAAGACCAGGAGCTGATCATCGGCGTGCGCGACGACCTGAGCAACGAGCACCGGCGCGGTCTACGCATTTATGATCCGCAGCCCGACGGCAGCTGGAAACGGACGATCATCGATCCCGGCAGCGTCGCCATCGAAGACCTGGCCGCCGGCGACCTGAACGGCGACGGCCGCACCGATATCGTCGCCGTCGGCCGGCAGACGCATAATATTAAGCTCTATATCAACGAGACGAGGTAA
- a CDS encoding FecR domain-containing protein, translated as MTKIQAAIERYVEDRDSLSDDELAELIEAVAASPELLLELKSQLMIAEMLGQQLAVDRSDFRAQVDQRIRDYQRGEVELDQRAVELRALAQGQLQEAQLRLERRQWMRLWLGVAAMLLIAAGGYYAYLTAPQWRSIARVDRFSGELLLHRRGEKIPVRAAFRVYYGDRIETATAGAFEVVYADGVKVQVNGSTDIEFCYGESSLQKVLQIRRGDVAAQVTPQQKPLLVETDQAIARVLGTEFFLATDRDSTRLEVHQGKVELEQPKLLSSVIVGENELGMASASGVTVSPITWPGDQKDLTFVFQTARQARWARTSSGAIQSYNLQPAGSATWNSHFAMKLQDGSFTVPPEAVAGVVAATTASGALSIQATLTPAAESTAEIASIVTLFDEHHSLALAQRGSELLLRLQCRDHADELVIGSLQAGAPTHVAVSLSETEFSAYLNGQKSARGTFDLQWNNWRQARFRFGEVHDVNPAWPGSLEGVACYSRALEAEEIAQESQRYLDEVRSRPHIPQAELIAIWNRGSQMPRPSEYAPGDAALMVRGLDVVRVLRNELFDESIAPGGQVLAADWAVLNGLRQPIANAKTGQAVRVVLEPFNDNPQLWGHVCSDDFQSDADRARPRYFIVSVTPYVAGT; from the coding sequence ATGACGAAGATCCAGGCGGCCATCGAGCGCTACGTCGAAGATCGTGATAGCCTCAGCGACGACGAACTGGCGGAGTTGATCGAGGCGGTTGCTGCATCGCCTGAACTGCTGCTGGAGCTCAAGTCGCAGCTCATGATCGCGGAGATGCTCGGCCAGCAGCTGGCGGTTGACCGCAGTGATTTCCGGGCCCAGGTCGACCAGCGCATCCGCGACTACCAGCGGGGCGAAGTCGAACTCGACCAGCGCGCCGTGGAATTACGCGCCCTGGCCCAGGGACAACTGCAGGAAGCCCAGCTCCGTCTGGAGCGTCGCCAGTGGATGCGACTCTGGCTTGGCGTGGCGGCCATGCTGCTGATTGCAGCCGGCGGATACTATGCGTACTTGACCGCTCCGCAATGGCGCAGCATCGCCCGGGTCGATCGTTTTTCAGGCGAGTTGCTGCTCCACCGCAGAGGCGAAAAAATTCCTGTCAGGGCCGCCTTTCGGGTGTATTACGGGGATCGCATCGAAACAGCGACGGCCGGCGCTTTCGAAGTTGTTTATGCCGACGGGGTGAAGGTCCAGGTCAACGGTTCGACCGATATCGAGTTTTGCTATGGGGAAAGCAGCCTGCAAAAGGTGCTGCAAATCCGGCGCGGCGATGTGGCGGCCCAGGTGACGCCGCAACAAAAGCCGTTACTCGTCGAAACGGATCAGGCGATTGCCCGTGTGCTGGGCACCGAATTTTTCCTGGCGACCGATCGCGACTCGACCCGCCTTGAAGTCCACCAGGGAAAGGTCGAGCTGGAGCAGCCGAAGTTGCTGTCGTCAGTGATTGTGGGCGAGAACGAGCTGGGGATGGCTTCCGCGTCGGGCGTGACGGTCAGCCCGATCACGTGGCCCGGCGATCAAAAGGACCTGACGTTCGTCTTCCAGACCGCGCGGCAAGCACGCTGGGCGCGGACTTCTTCCGGCGCGATCCAGTCCTACAACCTGCAGCCGGCCGGTAGTGCGACCTGGAACTCCCACTTCGCCATGAAACTGCAGGACGGCTCGTTTACGGTACCGCCCGAGGCCGTCGCAGGCGTGGTCGCAGCCACCACCGCGTCGGGTGCTTTGAGTATCCAGGCGACGCTGACTCCGGCTGCCGAATCCACGGCCGAGATTGCCTCCATTGTTACGCTGTTCGATGAACACCACAGTTTGGCGCTGGCGCAGCGCGGCAGCGAGCTTTTGCTGCGACTGCAGTGCCGCGACCACGCCGACGAACTGGTGATTGGATCGCTCCAGGCCGGCGCACCGACCCATGTCGCCGTGTCACTGTCGGAAACCGAATTTTCCGCTTACCTCAACGGGCAGAAGTCCGCCCGGGGAACCTTTGACCTGCAGTGGAATAACTGGCGCCAGGCCCGCTTTCGTTTTGGCGAAGTTCACGATGTGAATCCGGCCTGGCCCGGTTCCCTGGAAGGGGTGGCCTGTTACTCCCGAGCCCTGGAAGCAGAGGAAATTGCCCAGGAGTCGCAACGTTACCTCGATGAAGTAAGGAGCCGACCGCACATCCCCCAGGCGGAGCTCATCGCCATCTGGAATCGCGGTTCGCAAATGCCGCGGCCCAGCGAGTACGCACCTGGCGACGCCGCCCTGATGGTTCGTGGTCTTGATGTGGTGCGCGTGTTGCGCAATGAACTGTTCGACGAAAGTATCGCCCCCGGGGGGCAGGTTTTGGCGGCAGACTGGGCCGTATTGAACGGACTTCGCCAGCCGATCGCCAACGCCAAAACGGGCCAGGCGGTGCGCGTCGTGCTGGAACCTTTTAACGACAATCCCCAGCTCTGGGGGCACGTCTGCAGCGATGATTTTCAATCCGACGCCGATCGCGCCCGGCCCCGCTATTTCATCGTTTCTGTCACGCCGTACGTCGCCGGAACGTAG
- a CDS encoding thiamine pyrophosphate-dependent enzyme: MDLQDLKHLYRAMYAARCVDRVERELTNRGEAFFHVSGAGHESSACLALHLNEHDWLHCHYRDKALMLARGLTAKDFFDASLCKDASHSRGRQMSAHMSSPELHLLSIVGPVGNSALQAAGVAAAVREREGSPVVLCSVGDGTSQQGEFLEACAEAVRSTLPVLFFVEDNRYAISTQTRGNTFYSRPDGDADEFYGMPIHRVDGRDVVAVNQVVGDVVAQMRQDRRPVVIVLDVERLDNHTNADDQTQYREQEEILAAADGSDPLFNFRSHLLQQGLSEEELAAIEKSVQKEVRQAEEDAIAGPEPAPIFDAKKAISVELTHPSRENHGEGAPALTMREALREVLRNHLQDDARVSLFGQDIEDPKGDVFGVTKGLTTQFGARVKNAPLTESTILGFSIGRALAGERPVAFLQFADFMPLAYNQIVSEMASMHWRSDGGWSSPVIVMAACGGLRPGLGPFHAQSFESLLTHTPGVDVFMPSTASDAAGLLNAAFASERPTLFLYPKSLLNDPANRTPALVADQFTPIGPARKVRSGRDVTFVSWGNTIKLCEKAAQALEAVGVESEILDLRTLSPWDEHAVIASAEKTAHLVVVHEDNHTCGLGAEISATVAEKTRVPVAIRRVTRPDTFVPCNFANQLEVLPSFRRVLTTAAELLSLDLSWIAPPVPEAGSAMIEAIGSGPADESVLVVDLLVKSGARVERGDAVASLEATKSVFEITSPVSGMLEEILVSEGDTVAVGAPLMRVRLPAAERRIKPVTQELPGEPVLTRKPSRERLRVPRRTTEIRQFEVGVSSIAALEGSRTIGNEELLALLGNSGQMTAEDIVRRTGIESRQWINTQEDAIGMAVKASWEALDRENLIPDDLDLVICTTTSPNSVTPSMACQVLAGLSRGKTSGAMLQAFDINAACSGYLYALQSGYDYLQSKPDGKVLIVTAEVLSPLLDPNDFDTAILFGDAASASILYGEGCMSHAQGKLFRPELSAKGDSGSALTVPLLREGYIQMHGRKVFSEAVRTMVGSLTRVCGREGMGVEALNLVVPHQANQRIMNAIGNRIQTEVFSNIRTHGNTSSSSIPLCLADVLPASKKGDRLGLCAFGGGFTFGAGILEAL; this comes from the coding sequence ATGGATTTGCAGGATCTGAAGCATTTGTACCGAGCAATGTATGCGGCTCGGTGCGTGGATCGGGTCGAGCGGGAACTGACCAATCGCGGGGAAGCATTCTTTCATGTCTCCGGTGCGGGACATGAAAGTTCGGCTTGCCTGGCCTTGCATTTGAACGAACATGACTGGTTGCATTGCCACTATCGCGACAAGGCCCTGATGCTGGCGCGCGGATTGACGGCGAAGGACTTTTTTGACGCTTCGCTGTGCAAAGACGCCTCGCATTCCCGTGGGCGCCAGATGAGCGCCCATATGAGTTCGCCCGAGCTGCACCTGTTGAGTATCGTCGGCCCCGTCGGCAATAGCGCCCTCCAGGCGGCAGGCGTTGCAGCCGCGGTTCGCGAGCGCGAGGGCTCTCCGGTCGTACTCTGCAGCGTCGGCGACGGCACCAGCCAACAGGGCGAATTCCTGGAAGCCTGCGCGGAAGCTGTGCGCAGCACGCTGCCTGTGCTCTTCTTTGTGGAAGACAATCGCTACGCCATTTCCACCCAGACCCGCGGCAATACGTTCTATTCGCGACCGGACGGCGACGCCGACGAGTTCTACGGCATGCCCATTCACCGGGTCGACGGACGCGATGTGGTCGCCGTGAACCAGGTCGTGGGCGACGTCGTCGCGCAAATGCGCCAGGACCGGCGCCCCGTGGTGATCGTGCTCGACGTCGAGCGGCTTGACAACCATACCAACGCCGACGATCAGACCCAGTATCGCGAGCAGGAAGAGATTCTCGCCGCCGCCGACGGCAGCGATCCGCTGTTTAACTTCCGCAGCCATCTGCTCCAGCAGGGTCTGTCCGAGGAAGAACTGGCCGCGATCGAGAAATCCGTACAGAAGGAAGTCCGCCAGGCGGAAGAAGACGCCATCGCGGGACCTGAGCCGGCGCCCATTTTCGACGCCAAGAAAGCGATCTCGGTCGAGTTGACCCATCCTTCGCGAGAAAACCATGGCGAAGGCGCCCCTGCCCTGACCATGCGGGAAGCGCTCCGCGAGGTGTTGCGGAACCACCTGCAGGACGACGCCCGCGTGTCGCTGTTCGGACAGGATATTGAAGATCCTAAAGGGGACGTCTTTGGCGTAACGAAAGGGCTGACGACGCAGTTCGGCGCCCGGGTGAAAAATGCGCCGTTGACCGAATCGACGATTCTGGGTTTCTCGATCGGTCGGGCTCTGGCCGGCGAACGGCCGGTGGCGTTCCTGCAGTTTGCCGACTTCATGCCGCTGGCCTACAACCAGATTGTGTCGGAAATGGCCAGCATGCACTGGCGTTCTGACGGCGGCTGGTCGTCGCCGGTGATTGTGATGGCGGCCTGCGGCGGACTGCGTCCGGGGCTGGGACCGTTCCATGCCCAGTCGTTTGAGTCGCTGCTGACCCATACGCCAGGCGTCGATGTGTTTATGCCTTCAACCGCTTCCGATGCAGCCGGCCTGCTCAATGCGGCCTTTGCTTCGGAACGGCCGACGCTGTTCCTGTATCCCAAGAGCCTGCTCAACGACCCAGCCAATCGCACGCCGGCCCTTGTCGCTGACCAGTTCACCCCGATCGGTCCCGCCCGCAAGGTGCGCAGCGGTCGCGATGTGACGTTCGTCTCCTGGGGCAATACGATCAAGCTGTGCGAAAAAGCGGCCCAAGCGCTGGAAGCAGTCGGCGTGGAGTCCGAGATCCTGGATCTGCGAACGTTGTCCCCCTGGGACGAGCACGCGGTCATCGCCTCAGCAGAGAAAACGGCCCATCTGGTGGTCGTGCACGAAGACAACCATACCTGCGGGCTGGGAGCGGAAATCTCCGCCACTGTCGCCGAGAAGACCCGCGTGCCGGTCGCCATTCGCCGAGTGACACGTCCTGACACTTTTGTGCCGTGCAACTTTGCGAACCAGCTGGAAGTGCTGCCTTCGTTCCGCCGCGTGCTGACCACGGCCGCCGAGCTGCTGTCGCTGGACCTGAGCTGGATCGCCCCGCCGGTCCCGGAAGCCGGCTCGGCCATGATCGAAGCGATCGGCAGTGGTCCCGCCGACGAAAGCGTGCTGGTCGTTGATCTGCTCGTCAAATCGGGCGCCCGCGTGGAACGCGGCGACGCCGTGGCTTCGCTGGAAGCGACCAAAAGCGTGTTTGAGATCACCTCGCCCGTTTCTGGCATGCTGGAAGAAATCCTCGTCTCCGAAGGGGACACCGTGGCCGTTGGCGCCCCGCTGATGCGGGTGCGATTGCCGGCTGCCGAACGTCGTATCAAGCCCGTTACGCAGGAATTGCCTGGCGAACCGGTGCTGACCCGCAAGCCCAGCCGGGAACGGTTGCGCGTGCCGCGACGGACGACCGAGATCCGCCAGTTCGAAGTCGGCGTGTCGTCGATCGCCGCCCTGGAAGGCTCACGCACTATCGGTAATGAAGAACTGCTGGCCCTGCTGGGCAACTCGGGCCAGATGACGGCGGAGGACATCGTCCGTCGCACCGGCATTGAATCCCGCCAGTGGATCAACACCCAGGAAGACGCCATTGGCATGGCCGTCAAAGCCAGCTGGGAAGCGCTCGACCGCGAGAACCTGATCCCCGATGATCTGGATCTGGTGATCTGCACCACCACCAGCCCCAACTCGGTCACCCCTTCGATGGCCTGCCAGGTTCTGGCCGGTTTGTCGCGTGGGAAAACGTCGGGGGCCATGCTTCAGGCCTTCGATATCAACGCGGCCTGCAGTGGCTACCTTTACGCCCTGCAGTCAGGCTATGACTACCTGCAGAGCAAGCCGGACGGCAAAGTGCTGATCGTTACGGCCGAGGTGCTTTCGCCCCTGCTCGACCCGAACGACTTTGACACGGCAATTCTGTTTGGCGACGCCGCTTCGGCTTCGATCCTGTACGGCGAAGGCTGCATGTCCCATGCCCAGGGGAAGCTGTTCCGTCCCGAGTTGTCCGCCAAAGGCGACAGCGGCTCGGCCCTGACAGTGCCGCTGCTGCGGGAAGGCTACATTCAGATGCACGGTCGCAAAGTGTTCAGCGAAGCGGTCCGCACCATGGTCGGCAGTCTGACCCGTGTCTGCGGACGCGAAGGGATGGGCGTCGAGGCCCTGAACCTGGTCGTGCCGCACCAGGCGAACCAGCGGATCATGAACGCCATCGGCAATCGTATTCAGACCGAGGTGTTCAGTAACATCCGGACGCACGGCAATACTTCGTCCTCCAGCATTCCCTTGTGTCTGGCCGACGTGTTGCCGGCGAGCAAAAAAGGCGATCGCCTCGGGCTGTGCGCTTTTGGCGGCGGATTCACCTTTGGCGCCGGGATTCTGGAAGCTCTCTAG
- a CDS encoding adenylosuccinate synthase, with protein sequence MSGTCVIGLQWGDEAKGKLVDLLTAQFDMVVRYQGGANAGHTVVIGDQTYKLHHIPSGILNEGVMNLVTPGVVLNPPTLLKEIDSLLERGVNVSSNMIISERAHVVCPWHLAEDRLLNDTPAAGESIGTTLRGIGPCYRDKVGRTYAVRLGDLYRDNFPERVREIVEAKNRLLASLSDDSEVKLDHEEICREFAGYAERLKPFVGDTTTLLLDAAESGKRLLFEGAQGALLDIDHGTFPFVTSSNSSGVGVCAGSGVPPKWINKVIGVAKCYSTRVGGGPFPTELENETGQHIRDKGHEYGTTTGRPRRCGWFDAVAVRYTARLSGVDCLSMMMLDVLSELPEIQVCRAYEIDGVEVNTFPAHVEDLRRAKPILETLPGWQKEITEVRSYDDLPENAKGYLNRISELVGRPVGVVSVGPDRAQTMFPGTILSDMGVQV encoded by the coding sequence GTGTCGGGAACTTGTGTCATCGGATTGCAGTGGGGCGACGAAGCTAAAGGGAAACTCGTCGATTTACTAACCGCTCAGTTCGATATGGTGGTGCGCTACCAGGGCGGAGCCAATGCGGGCCATACGGTCGTCATTGGTGATCAAACCTACAAGCTGCATCACATTCCCAGTGGTATCCTCAATGAGGGGGTCATGAATCTCGTCACGCCGGGCGTGGTGCTGAATCCGCCGACCCTGCTGAAAGAGATCGACTCGCTCCTGGAACGAGGGGTGAACGTCTCCAGCAATATGATAATCAGCGAGAGGGCCCACGTCGTTTGCCCCTGGCATCTGGCCGAAGATCGCTTGCTGAATGATACGCCAGCCGCTGGCGAGAGCATCGGCACCACCCTTCGCGGGATCGGTCCGTGTTACCGCGATAAAGTCGGTCGCACCTATGCCGTCCGCCTGGGTGATCTGTATCGTGACAACTTTCCGGAACGTGTCCGCGAAATCGTCGAGGCCAAAAATCGCCTGCTCGCCAGTCTGAGCGACGACTCCGAAGTCAAACTCGACCACGAAGAAATCTGCCGCGAGTTCGCCGGCTATGCCGAACGCCTCAAGCCGTTTGTCGGCGACACCACCACCTTGCTGCTCGATGCGGCCGAGTCCGGCAAACGCCTGCTGTTTGAAGGCGCCCAGGGAGCACTCCTGGATATCGACCACGGCACCTTCCCGTTTGTCACCAGCAGCAACAGCTCGGGCGTCGGCGTATGCGCCGGTTCTGGCGTCCCGCCGAAGTGGATCAACAAGGTCATTGGCGTCGCCAAGTGCTACAGCACCCGCGTCGGCGGCGGACCCTTTCCGACAGAACTGGAAAACGAAACGGGCCAGCACATTCGCGACAAAGGGCACGAGTACGGCACCACAACCGGCCGGCCGCGTCGCTGCGGCTGGTTCGATGCGGTCGCCGTTCGCTATACGGCACGTTTAAGCGGTGTCGATTGTCTGTCCATGATGATGCTCGACGTGCTGAGCGAACTGCCTGAGATCCAGGTCTGCCGCGCGTATGAAATCGACGGCGTCGAGGTCAATACGTTCCCGGCCCACGTGGAAGATTTGCGCCGAGCAAAGCCCATTCTGGAAACCCTGCCGGGCTGGCAGAAAGAGATCACCGAGGTCCGCTCGTACGACGACCTGCCGGAGAACGCCAAAGGCTATTTGAACCGGATCAGCGAGCTGGTCGGTCGCCCGGTTGGCGTGGTGTCGGTAGGACCCGATCGGGCCCAGACCATGTTCCCCGGGACGATCCTGTCCGACATGGGCGTGCAGGTCTAA
- a CDS encoding RNA polymerase sigma factor — protein sequence MPKPITDLDFDAILKSSQSHIRAYIAGMGVPSHEVDDVAQDVFLEFYKNLDKTPHDVAPERWLKGIARNLCMNHFRKQKRRSQLQKEALAELLSRVEPPLEQLFEQSGAAVALENCFSKLPPKSRDLLSMRYRDDLSSRRIAEALDSTAEAVRVSLHRIRNGLKNCISDSLSGEQWQ from the coding sequence ATGCCGAAACCGATCACCGATCTGGATTTTGACGCCATTCTGAAGTCGAGCCAGTCGCATATTCGTGCCTATATCGCCGGAATGGGGGTGCCTTCGCACGAAGTCGACGATGTCGCCCAGGACGTTTTCCTGGAGTTCTACAAAAATTTGGACAAAACGCCGCACGATGTCGCCCCGGAACGCTGGCTCAAAGGCATCGCCCGAAACCTGTGCATGAATCATTTCCGCAAACAGAAACGACGCTCCCAGCTGCAGAAAGAAGCCCTCGCCGAGTTGCTGTCGCGCGTCGAACCGCCGCTGGAGCAGCTGTTTGAACAAAGCGGGGCTGCAGTTGCACTGGAAAACTGCTTCTCGAAACTGCCGCCCAAAAGCCGGGATTTGTTGTCCATGCGTTATCGCGACGACCTGTCCTCGCGACGGATTGCCGAAGCTCTTGATTCGACTGCCGAGGCGGTGCGGGTCTCCTTGCATCGGATTCGCAACGGGCTGAAAAACTGCATTTCCGATTCTCTGTCCGGCGAGCAATGGCAATGA
- the infC gene encoding translation initiation factor IF-3, with protein MERTQARVNEQIRVSPIRVIADDGEQLGVLATKDAILRARDSGLDLVEVAPNEQPPVCRIMDYGKYKYDKNKKKSGHTHHTKTKEIRLRPKTGQHDIDFKVKQALGFLRHKDKVQVTVIFRGREMAHIEEGRKVMEGVIEELTREVGKLETRPQQHARRMMCTIAPK; from the coding sequence ATCGAACGAACGCAGGCAAGGGTGAACGAACAGATTCGTGTTTCACCCATTCGAGTGATTGCCGATGACGGCGAGCAATTGGGAGTTCTCGCCACCAAAGATGCCATCCTGAGGGCTCGCGACTCAGGGCTGGATCTGGTGGAAGTGGCGCCGAATGAGCAGCCGCCCGTTTGCCGGATCATGGATTACGGCAAATACAAATATGACAAGAACAAAAAGAAAAGCGGCCACACGCATCACACCAAAACGAAAGAGATTCGTCTGCGACCCAAAACGGGCCAGCACGATATCGATTTCAAAGTGAAGCAGGCGCTCGGCTTTTTGCGGCACAAAGACAAGGTGCAAGTCACCGTGATTTTTCGCGGTCGCGAAATGGCGCACATTGAAGAAGGCCGCAAAGTGATGGAGGGAGTTATCGAGGAGCTCACCCGCGAAGTGGGAAAACTCGAGACGCGACCCCAGCAGCACGCCCGTCGCATGATGTGCACCATCGCCCCCAAATAG
- the sppA gene encoding signal peptide peptidase SppA yields the protein MESKPDSSLPAEQNAPAREGADRQRPRVLSVVMRNNVWPWKAAAWLGWAAFFVCFFGWMFLLSARSEYYDNSKGIQEKFHSGNERAADKVAIIEISGAIMDGEGYVKDQIDRVRADKSVKAVVLRIDSPGGGVSASDYLYYQLKNLREERDLPMVVSMGGMAASGGYYVAMAAKRLTEYGTIFAEPTTTTGSIGVIIPHYDLTGLMSEYHVADDSIVSGPHKQMLSPTRVMSPEDRAILQTYVDSAFSRFKDVIKDGRPYFKQNPEKLDALATGQIYTAGQAEQNGLVDEIGYFDQALEQALKIGRLDRDQVRVIRYSKPMSVSQLVGLAQQPRSQFDLKTLLDMSSPRAYYLATSLPSLASSRPPRD from the coding sequence ATGGAAAGCAAACCCGACTCTAGTCTTCCGGCAGAGCAGAACGCGCCAGCGAGGGAAGGCGCCGATCGGCAACGACCACGCGTTCTTTCCGTGGTGATGCGCAACAATGTGTGGCCGTGGAAGGCGGCTGCCTGGCTGGGCTGGGCGGCGTTCTTCGTCTGTTTTTTCGGCTGGATGTTCCTGCTTAGCGCACGCAGCGAATACTACGACAACAGCAAAGGGATCCAGGAAAAATTCCACTCCGGCAATGAGCGGGCCGCCGATAAGGTCGCCATCATCGAAATCTCTGGCGCCATTATGGACGGCGAAGGTTATGTCAAAGACCAGATTGACCGGGTTCGCGCCGATAAATCCGTCAAGGCGGTCGTGCTCCGTATCGATTCGCCCGGCGGCGGAGTGAGCGCATCCGACTATCTGTACTATCAGCTGAAGAACCTGCGGGAAGAACGCGACCTGCCCATGGTCGTCAGCATGGGCGGTATGGCCGCCAGCGGCGGTTACTATGTGGCGATGGCGGCCAAACGCCTGACGGAATACGGTACGATCTTCGCCGAACCGACGACCACGACCGGGTCGATTGGCGTGATTATTCCGCACTACGACCTGACGGGCCTGATGTCGGAATATCATGTGGCCGACGACTCGATTGTGTCGGGTCCCCACAAACAGATGCTCAGCCCCACCCGGGTCATGTCGCCGGAGGATCGGGCCATCCTGCAGACGTACGTCGACTCGGCTTTTTCCCGCTTCAAAGATGTTATCAAGGACGGCCGGCCTTATTTCAAGCAGAACCCCGAGAAGCTCGACGCCCTGGCGACCGGCCAGATTTACACTGCCGGACAAGCCGAGCAGAACGGCCTGGTGGATGAGATCGGCTATTTCGACCAGGCGCTGGAACAGGCGCTCAAGATCGGCCGACTGGACCGCGACCAGGTGCGGGTGATCCGCTATTCCAAGCCGATGTCGGTATCGCAACTGGTCGGCCTGGCCCAGCAGCCGCGGAGCCAGTTCGACCTGAAGACCCTGCTCGACATGTCATCCCCCAGGGCGTATTACCTGGCAACCTCGCTGCCCTCCCTGGCCAGCAGTCGCCCGCCCCGCGATTAA
- a CDS encoding YihY/virulence factor BrkB family protein, with protein MILTWGRKFGRGTWRLVYRATQEFLRDDCTRAAAALAYYTLFAMAPLLTLVVGAASLFVEPSQIQGEVAAQLESVIGAQGVATVQKMVDSRQANATSWIAGAMSIGMLLMGATGMFGQIQAALNQAWGVMPDPRERHVKKLIWKRVLSVGLILVISLTLLASVLASALLAVLGNSLGEWIGQSSSHLGVRLANGLMSLAVITLLFGLTFRLLPDAKVQWRDVWVGAGVTAVLFTLGKMLLAYYFHYAKIGSSFGAAGSLVLLLAFIYYASMIFLWGAEFTQMWAGQRGRQIHPRPGAIRVSNKPFEETPARSKK; from the coding sequence ATGATTTTGACGTGGGGGCGGAAGTTCGGGCGCGGCACATGGCGCCTGGTGTACCGGGCCACGCAGGAGTTCCTGCGCGACGACTGCACCCGGGCGGCGGCCGCCCTGGCCTACTACACCCTGTTTGCCATGGCCCCGCTGTTGACGCTGGTCGTGGGAGCAGCCAGCCTGTTTGTCGAACCCTCGCAAATCCAGGGGGAAGTCGCGGCCCAGCTGGAATCGGTGATTGGCGCCCAGGGCGTCGCCACGGTGCAGAAGATGGTTGATTCGCGCCAGGCGAACGCCACCAGCTGGATCGCCGGCGCCATGAGCATCGGCATGTTGCTGATGGGGGCGACCGGCATGTTTGGGCAGATCCAGGCCGCTTTGAACCAGGCCTGGGGCGTGATGCCTGACCCTCGCGAACGTCACGTGAAGAAGCTGATCTGGAAGCGGGTGCTGTCGGTTGGGTTGATCCTGGTGATCTCACTCACGCTGCTGGCTTCGGTGCTGGCAAGTGCGTTGCTGGCGGTGCTGGGTAATTCGCTCGGCGAGTGGATCGGGCAGTCGTCCAGCCATCTGGGGGTGCGCCTGGCCAATGGGCTGATGTCGCTCGCGGTGATTACCTTGCTGTTTGGCCTGACCTTTCGCTTGCTGCCCGACGCGAAAGTGCAATGGCGGGACGTCTGGGTCGGAGCGGGCGTAACGGCCGTGCTGTTCACCCTGGGGAAGATGCTGCTGGCGTACTACTTTCACTATGCAAAAATCGGCTCGAGCTTCGGCGCTGCCGGCTCGCTGGTGCTGCTGCTGGCGTTTATCTATTACGCCTCGATGATTTTCCTCTGGGGAGCCGAGTTCACCCAGATGTGGGCCGGCCAGCGCGGCCGCCAGATCCATCCCCGCCCCGGGGCGATCCGGGTGTCGAACAAGCCGTTCGAGGAGACGCCGGCTCGCTCGAAAAAGTAA